CCTCGTCGAGGACGTGCTGGAGGAGCTCTCCCACCGGGGCACGGCGGAGTTCGATTTCCTGGGCCCGCGGATGACCTGGAAGCTCGACTGGACCGAGCGGCTCCGTTCTCACGTCTGGTTGTTCATCGTCCGGCCCTCGCTCAAGGGTCGGCTCCTGCACGCGGCTCGCTTCCGCCATGGACCGGCGCTGAAGCGATGGATTCGGGAGGTGGGTGGATGGAAACATTGATGGCCATTCCGTCGATGCCGGACCTCGGCCCGGCGCAACTGCTGCCGCGCCGGGGCGGCAAGGTGCTCTTTCCCTTCAACAGGCACGGGCTCGAGCTGACCTACCTCGGCCGCAACGCCGTCTGGCGGGCCGCCAGGATGCTGGGGCTCGAAGGGTGCGAGGTCATCGTCCCGGCGTACCACCATGGTGTGGAAGTCTCGGCCCTGCTCCACGCGGGAGCGCGGCTCCGGTTCGCGCGCGTGGATGCGTCGGGACGGTTGGATCCGGACGATGTCCGAGCGCGCGTGGGCCCTCGCACGCGCGCCATCTATGTCATTCATTACGCGGGGTTCCCCCAGCCGCTCGATGCGCTGCTGGAGATCGCCCGCGAGGCTGGCGCCTTCCTGATCGAGGACTGCGCGCTGTCGCTCTTCTCCCGCGAGGGCGTGTATCCGCTGGGAAGCAGGGGCGATGCCGCCATCTTCTGTTTCTACAAAACGCTCCCCGTGCCTCATGGCGGAGGTCTGCTCCTGCGAGAGGCTCACGCGGAGCGGCTCGCGGACCTGGCACCTCCTCCGCTCCTGCCAACGCTCTCGCACATGGCTGGCTCGATGCTGGTGGGTGCCGAGCGCCGGTTCCAGGGTCCGGGCAGGTGGCTGCGCTCGATGGCGAAGACCTTCACCGGGCGCGTCCGGGCCCGGGCGCGGCTCGAGGACGTTCCGGTGGGAACCCAGGCCTTCGAGCCGGGAGCGGT
This is a stretch of genomic DNA from Archangium violaceum. It encodes these proteins:
- a CDS encoding aminotransferase class V-fold PLP-dependent enzyme, whose amino-acid sequence is METLMAIPSMPDLGPAQLLPRRGGKVLFPFNRHGLELTYLGRNAVWRAARMLGLEGCEVIVPAYHHGVEVSALLHAGARLRFARVDASGRLDPDDVRARVGPRTRAIYVIHYAGFPQPLDALLEIAREAGAFLIEDCALSLFSREGVYPLGSRGDAAIFCFYKTLPVPHGGGLLLREAHAERLADLAPPPLLPTLSHMAGSMLVGAERRFQGPGRWLRSMAKTFTGRVRARARLEDVPVGTQAFEPGAVHLGMSPVVARALGSVDAEQVVRRRRANWLFLHERIGRPERATWSSLPPGVCPLFYALEVEDKARALRLLWSRGIQAVDFWRSGHPAASCERFPEVEALRQRVVELPCHQALGSEELEHVAKVAREALEA